The Candidatus Sulfotelmatobacter sp. genome has a window encoding:
- a CDS encoding PhzF family phenazine biosynthesis protein — protein MRIPVFHVDAFTKHPFRGNPAAVCLLNAWLDDEMLRKVAAENNLSETAFLVPIRNLPTHDLPGSRAAISHYDLRWFSPRKEVKLCGHATLASAYVVCDLWTPGIEAIRFETRWSGTLTVRKDGNLFSMDFPALFPKSLAHRPNSHLSALGPDRQLSDVLEVNETYIVVYEKEDAIQHMRPDFAGLEQLHPFVVAVTAPGDNVDFVSRYFKPSYGLAEDPVTGSVHCALTPYWSERLGKSRLHARQLSERGGELWCETGPEKDRVILQGDAVLTMEGSLII, from the coding sequence ATGCGCATTCCGGTTTTTCATGTCGACGCCTTCACCAAACATCCGTTCCGGGGCAATCCCGCCGCAGTCTGTCTCCTTAACGCGTGGTTAGATGACGAGATGTTGCGGAAGGTCGCGGCCGAAAACAATCTTTCTGAAACTGCGTTTCTCGTGCCCATCCGCAATCTTCCTACACACGATCTTCCCGGGAGCAGGGCCGCAATCTCCCACTATGATCTGCGCTGGTTTTCGCCCCGAAAGGAAGTAAAGCTGTGCGGCCATGCCACTCTCGCGTCAGCCTATGTGGTGTGCGATCTGTGGACACCCGGCATCGAAGCGATCCGTTTTGAAACACGCTGGAGCGGAACTCTGACCGTTCGCAAAGACGGCAATTTGTTCTCCATGGATTTTCCCGCGCTATTCCCGAAATCCCTTGCGCATCGGCCCAATTCACACCTGTCTGCTCTCGGACCCGACCGGCAGCTATCCGATGTCCTGGAAGTAAATGAAACCTATATCGTCGTGTACGAAAAGGAAGATGCAATTCAACACATGCGCCCCGACTTCGCCGGCCTGGAACAACTTCACCCTTTCGTCGTAGCGGTCACCGCCCCTGGAGACAACGTGGATTTCGTCTCGCGCTATTTCAAGCCCAGCTATGGCCTGGCTGAAGATCCCGTGACCGGCTCGGTGCATTGCGCGCTAACTCCATATTGGTCGGAGCGCCTGGGCAAATCGCGGCTGCACGCACGGCAATTGTCGGAACGCGGTGGTGAACTCTGGTGCGAAACAGGGCCAGAGAAGGATCGAGTCATCCTTCAGGGCGACGCCGTGCTGACCATGGAGGGCTCGCTCATCATCTAA